A window from Arcobacter sp. CECT 8983 encodes these proteins:
- the bioA gene encoding adenosylmethionine--8-amino-7-oxononanoate transaminase: protein MNYIELDKKHAWHPYNSLPTKTKILPVKKTFGQTIVLEDDTELIDAMSSWWSAIHGYNHPKLVEALQNQAKIMPHVMFGGLTHEPAALLCEKLAKLTGLPSVFLADSGSVSIEVALKTAILYQKAKGKNVDKFISLENAYHGDTLGCMGVCDPNNSMHSLYGNYLPNNIFTSIENIKKTIEKHHHEVAGIVLEPVVQGAGGMRIHNPSYLKKVRELCTKYDIIFIADEIATGFGHTGKMWACEHADVVPDIITIGKCLTGGMMTLAAMCTTKHISDTISNSEIGVLMHGPTFMGNPLACSVANASIDLLLESNWQEKVSNINKIFTQKLKTLEEVEIVKDIRTIGAIGVVELHSPHFAQDIQDECQNQGVWIRPFGKLIYSIVAYTITNEELNKICDAMINAIKKINIQFKNMEQK from the coding sequence ATGAATTATATAGAATTAGACAAAAAGCATGCTTGGCACCCTTATAACTCCTTGCCAACGAAAACAAAAATATTGCCAGTAAAGAAAACTTTTGGACAAACTATTGTCTTAGAAGATGATACTGAACTAATAGATGCCATGAGTTCATGGTGGAGCGCTATCCATGGATATAACCATCCAAAGCTAGTAGAGGCTTTACAAAACCAAGCAAAAATCATGCCCCATGTGATGTTTGGTGGACTTACACACGAACCAGCAGCTTTACTTTGTGAAAAGTTAGCAAAACTTACTGGATTACCTAGTGTATTTTTAGCAGACAGTGGAAGTGTTAGTATTGAAGTTGCATTAAAAACAGCTATTTTATACCAAAAAGCAAAAGGTAAAAATGTAGATAAGTTTATATCTTTAGAAAATGCTTACCATGGAGATACCTTAGGTTGTATGGGAGTGTGTGACCCAAATAATAGTATGCACTCACTATATGGAAACTATTTACCAAACAATATCTTTACAAGTATTGAAAATATTAAAAAAACAATAGAAAAACATCACCATGAAGTAGCAGGTATTGTACTAGAACCAGTGGTTCAAGGTGCAGGTGGTATGAGAATTCACAATCCTAGTTATCTAAAAAAAGTGCGTGAATTATGTACAAAATATGATATAATTTTCATTGCTGATGAGATAGCAACAGGCTTTGGTCACACAGGTAAAATGTGGGCTTGTGAACATGCAGATGTGGTACCAGATATTATAACTATTGGAAAATGTCTAACAGGTGGCATGATGACACTTGCTGCAATGTGTACAACAAAACACATAAGTGATACTATTTCGAACTCTGAAATAGGTGTACTTATGCATGGTCCAACATTTATGGGAAATCCTTTAGCTTGTAGTGTGGCAAATGCTAGTATTGATTTACTTTTAGAATCAAACTGGCAAGAAAAAGTTTCAAATATCAATAAAATATTTACTCAAAAACTAAAGACTTTAGAAGAAGTAGAAATCGTAAAAGATATTAGAACAATTGGTGCAATTGGTGTTGTAGAACTTCATAGTCCCCATTTCGCTCAAGATATACAAGATGAGTGTCAAAATCAAGGTGTATGGATAAGACCATTTGGAAAACTGATTTATTCAATCGTTGCTTATACAATTACTAATGAAGAATTAAATAAGATATGTGATGCAATGATAAACGCAATTAAAAAAATAAACATTCAATTTAAAAATATGGAGCAGAAATAG
- the ppk2 gene encoding polyphosphate kinase 2, whose translation MNLSDFDKTEYSGLYISKAAHPTFGKKYIARFQYNKKRYVKVLGYTKKDNLTKKTALTLMQKFKDSIVVEKEETTVEKPITEKNFDKKYQQLLEENKNLKAILGDFKDLDPETLKDGVQKIYDLEELKKYQIELIKLQNYLEAENKRMIILFEGRDASGKGGAIRRITRYMNNKHYRVVALGKPTETQRNQWFLQRYIQHFPTGGEMVLFDRSWYNRAMVEPIFGFCTKEEYEIFMEDVVNFEQDLVRQGMILIKLYFSVSKDEQKRRFDRRINDPLRQWKFSEVDMQAQDLWSEFSEKKYEMLRRTSSRAAPWHIVRSDDKHKARLEAMKIILNSVDYDGRNYALNFDADENINISVQRELMQMRKTANY comes from the coding sequence ATGAATTTAAGTGATTTTGATAAAACTGAATATAGTGGTTTATATATTTCAAAGGCTGCACACCCAACTTTTGGGAAAAAATATATTGCAAGGTTTCAATATAATAAAAAAAGATATGTAAAAGTATTAGGTTATACAAAAAAAGATAATCTTACAAAAAAAACTGCACTTACTTTAATGCAAAAATTCAAAGACTCAATAGTAGTTGAAAAAGAAGAAACAACTGTAGAGAAACCAATTACAGAAAAAAACTTTGATAAAAAATACCAACAATTATTAGAAGAGAATAAAAACTTAAAAGCTATTTTAGGTGATTTCAAAGATTTAGACCCAGAGACTTTAAAAGATGGTGTACAAAAAATTTATGATTTAGAAGAGTTAAAAAAATATCAAATTGAGTTAATTAAACTACAAAATTATCTTGAAGCAGAAAACAAAAGAATGATTATTCTTTTTGAAGGAAGAGATGCTTCAGGTAAGGGTGGGGCGATTAGACGAATTACTAGATATATGAATAACAAACACTATAGAGTTGTTGCTTTAGGTAAACCAACTGAAACGCAAAGAAATCAATGGTTTTTACAAAGATATATTCAACACTTCCCAACTGGTGGAGAAATGGTATTATTTGATAGATCTTGGTACAACAGAGCTATGGTTGAACCAATTTTTGGATTTTGTACAAAAGAAGAGTATGAAATTTTTATGGAAGACGTTGTGAATTTTGAGCAAGATTTAGTAAGACAAGGAATGATTTTAATCAAACTTTATTTCTCTGTTTCTAAAGATGAACAAAAAAGAAGATTTGATAGAAGAATCAATGATCCTCTAAGACAATGGAAATTTTCAGAAGTAGATATGCAAGCTCAAGATTTATGGTCAGAGTTTTCTGAGAAAAAATATGAGATGCTTAGACGTACATCTTCAAGAGCTGCTCCATGGCATATTGTTAGAAGTGATGATAAACATAAAGCAAGACTTGAAGCTATGAAAATTATTTTAAATTCTGTAGATTATGATGGAAGAAACTATGCTTTAAACTTTGATGCTGATGAAAATATTAATATCTCAGTACAAAGAGAATTAATGCAAATGAGAAAAACAGCTAACTATTAA
- the ppk2 gene encoding polyphosphate kinase 2, which yields MAQDKTIENEKTKDEEIDTKKDENQVSISDPEKKEELKTKSKKVQIWVKKETLEYEKELTKLQIELLKFQNHVKDKGLKVLMIFEGRDAAGKGGTIKRITEHLNPRGARVVALEKPSDVEKTQWYFQRYTKHLPSAGEIVLFDRSWYNRAGVEPVMGFCTSEEHHEFLREVPEFEQMLVKSGIILLKFYFSVSKKEQARRFKKREVDPLKQYKLSPVDKESQKYWDKYTVAKFSMLMSSNTDFAPWTIIRSDNKKRARINCIKHILSQVNYPNKIENKEFKTDSNILVPGKKELEYMEKQNKFAKA from the coding sequence ATGGCGCAAGATAAAACTATAGAAAATGAAAAGACTAAAGACGAAGAAATAGATACAAAAAAAGATGAGAATCAAGTATCAATTAGTGACCCAGAGAAAAAAGAAGAGTTAAAAACTAAAAGTAAAAAAGTTCAAATTTGGGTAAAAAAAGAGACTTTAGAGTACGAAAAAGAGTTAACAAAACTTCAAATTGAGTTACTAAAATTTCAAAATCATGTAAAAGACAAAGGATTAAAAGTTCTTATGATTTTTGAAGGTAGAGATGCTGCTGGAAAAGGTGGTACTATCAAAAGAATTACAGAACATTTAAATCCAAGGGGTGCAAGAGTAGTTGCTTTAGAAAAACCAAGTGATGTAGAAAAAACACAATGGTATTTTCAAAGGTATACTAAACATCTACCTAGTGCAGGTGAAATTGTACTTTTTGACAGGTCTTGGTACAACAGAGCTGGTGTTGAACCAGTTATGGGATTTTGTACTTCTGAAGAGCATCATGAGTTTTTAAGAGAAGTTCCAGAGTTTGAGCAAATGCTTGTAAAATCTGGAATTATTCTTCTTAAGTTTTATTTTTCAGTATCAAAAAAAGAGCAAGCAAGAAGATTTAAGAAAAGAGAAGTTGACCCTTTAAAACAATATAAACTTTCTCCTGTTGATAAAGAGTCTCAAAAATATTGGGATAAATATACAGTAGCTAAATTTTCAATGCTTATGTCTTCAAATACAGATTTTGCACCATGGACAATAATAAGAAGTGATAATAAAAAAAGAGCTAGAATTAACTGTATTAAGCATATTTTATCACAAGTTAATTATCCAAATAAAATAGAAAATAAAGAGTTTAAAACTGATAGTAATATTCTAGTTCCAGGGAAAAAAGAGTTAGAATATATGGAAAAACAAAATAAATTTGCAAAGGCGTAG
- a CDS encoding Fic family protein encodes MYTTPTIPQTEHYPLKQEILNKAERIIIESAKLTGNLNIHIINAIKENLRTINSYYSNKIESEGTHPIDIERAMKNEFSQDDKKKSMQQLSLVHIEVQKYLETTLDISSKAYSLEKILEIHKEFYSKEEMKYALNIKNGELEVEMIPGKLREGYVRVGEHIPPQSDELIACFNEFEMLYNQSRNSTHTMKLIYALCSHHRLTYIHPFYDGNGRVSRLYLDYLLYHSDIQGYGLWNISRGLARNQKEYRKFLSLADEKFSGYNDGRGPLTLKGLENFLEFMLDIALDQVLFMSEYLKLDSMATKIKAYVELSQKKLIHNVKPLPKNSNKLLEYLLVHGEVTRGDAQEILGVSAPKAIAIVKELLEEDYLQTDSPRGKLRFKLNSKLSNYLVPDLFEN; translated from the coding sequence ATGTATACAACTCCAACTATACCACAAACTGAACATTATCCTTTAAAGCAAGAGATACTTAATAAAGCAGAGCGTATTATAATTGAAAGTGCTAAGTTAACAGGAAATTTAAATATACATATAATTAATGCAATAAAAGAAAATTTACGGACTATAAACTCTTATTACTCAAATAAAATTGAATCAGAAGGTACTCATCCTATTGATATTGAACGTGCAATGAAAAATGAATTTTCACAAGATGATAAAAAGAAAAGTATGCAACAATTGTCATTGGTACATATTGAAGTACAAAAATATTTAGAAACAACACTAGATATCTCATCTAAAGCATATTCATTAGAAAAAATACTAGAGATTCATAAAGAATTTTATAGTAAAGAAGAAATGAAATATGCACTAAATATTAAAAATGGTGAGTTAGAAGTAGAAATGATACCTGGGAAACTAAGAGAAGGTTATGTACGAGTTGGAGAACATATCCCACCTCAAAGTGATGAATTAATAGCTTGCTTCAATGAATTTGAGATGTTATATAATCAATCTAGGAACTCTACACACACAATGAAACTAATCTATGCTTTATGTTCTCATCATAGATTAACATATATACATCCATTTTATGATGGAAATGGAAGAGTATCTAGACTTTATTTAGATTACTTATTGTATCACTCTGATATCCAAGGTTATGGATTATGGAATATATCAAGAGGACTTGCTAGAAATCAAAAAGAGTATAGGAAGTTTCTGTCTTTAGCAGATGAAAAGTTTAGTGGATATAATGATGGAAGAGGACCATTAACATTAAAAGGACTTGAAAACTTTTTAGAATTTATGTTAGATATTGCATTAGATCAAGTATTATTTATGAGTGAATATTTAAAATTAGATTCTATGGCAACAAAGATAAAAGCTTATGTTGAGCTTTCACAAAAAAAACTAATTCATAATGTCAAGCCTCTACCAAAAAATTCAAATAAACTATTAGAATATTTATTGGTTCATGGAGAAGTAACTAGAGGTGATGCACAAGAAATCTTAGGTGTAAGTGCTCCTAAGGCTATAGCTATTGTAAAAGAGTTACTAGAAGAAGATTACTTACAAACAGATAGTCCTAGAGGAAAATTAAGATTTAAATTAAATAGTAAATTATCTAACTATCTTGTACCTGATTTATTTGAAAATTAA
- a CDS encoding saccharopine dehydrogenase family protein, which produces MKKGILIIGAGGVSRVATVKCAMNIDTFEKITLASRTIKKCDSIAMDIKEKLGVEIQTAQVDADNIPQLVDLIKEVNPKVVLNVALPYQDLTIMDACTQAGVDYVDTANYEHPDEAKFEYKEQWARDEQFKKAGIMGLLGSGFDPGVTGVFCAYAQQNLFDEIHYIDIMDCNAGDHGYPFATNFNPEINLREVSANGRYWEDGKWIETKPLEIKVEHDYPEVGVKPSYLLYHEELESLSKNIKGLKRIRFFMTFGDSYIQHMNCLQNVGMLGIEPVMHKGVEITPIEFLTTLLPDPASLGPRTVGKTNIGCIIEGIKDGKKKKVYIYNVCDHQECYKETGAQAVSYTTGVPAMIGTKMLYKGIWDSKGVFNIEEFDAKPFMDELMTQGLPWKILELD; this is translated from the coding sequence ATGAAAAAAGGTATTTTAATCATTGGTGCAGGTGGAGTAAGTAGAGTTGCCACAGTTAAGTGTGCTATGAATATTGATACATTTGAAAAAATTACACTAGCGTCAAGAACAATTAAAAAGTGTGATTCAATTGCAATGGATATTAAAGAAAAACTTGGAGTTGAAATTCAAACTGCACAAGTTGATGCTGATAATATTCCTCAATTAGTGGATTTAATCAAAGAAGTTAATCCAAAAGTTGTTTTAAATGTAGCTTTACCTTATCAAGATTTAACAATTATGGATGCTTGTACACAAGCAGGTGTTGATTACGTAGATACTGCAAATTATGAGCACCCAGATGAAGCTAAGTTTGAGTACAAAGAGCAATGGGCAAGAGATGAACAGTTTAAAAAAGCTGGAATAATGGGACTTTTAGGTTCTGGATTTGACCCAGGTGTTACAGGTGTATTTTGTGCTTATGCTCAACAAAATTTATTTGATGAGATTCACTATATTGATATCATGGATTGTAATGCAGGTGACCATGGATATCCTTTTGCTACAAACTTTAACCCAGAAATCAACTTAAGAGAAGTATCTGCAAATGGTAGATACTGGGAAGATGGTAAATGGATTGAAACAAAACCATTAGAAATAAAAGTTGAACATGATTATCCAGAAGTTGGTGTAAAACCATCTTATCTTTTATATCATGAAGAGTTAGAGAGTCTTTCTAAAAATATCAAAGGTTTAAAAAGAATTAGATTCTTTATGACATTTGGTGATTCTTATATCCAACATATGAATTGTTTACAAAATGTAGGTATGTTAGGTATTGAACCTGTAATGCACAAAGGTGTAGAAATTACTCCAATAGAGTTTTTAACTACATTATTACCAGACCCAGCTTCATTAGGACCAAGAACAGTTGGTAAAACAAATATTGGTTGTATCATTGAAGGTATTAAAGATGGAAAGAAAAAGAAAGTTTATATCTACAATGTTTGTGACCACCAAGAGTGTTACAAAGAGACAGGAGCACAAGCTGTAAGTTATACTACAGGAGTTCCAGCGATGATTGGAACTAAAATGTTATACAAAGGTATTTGGGATTCAAAAGGTGTGTTCAACATTGAAGAGTTTGATGCAAAACCATTTATGGATGAATTAATGACTCAAGGTCTTCCTTGGAAGATATTAGAGCTAGATTAA
- the nspC gene encoding carboxynorspermidine decarboxylase: MEKQTFKSLEELPSPAFICEEELLENNLKLLKKVQDEADVKILLALKGFALKSSFELCRKYLYGCCASGLHEALLAKEEFQKEVHTYSPAFKDEEIDEIIDISNHLVFNSFSQLERYGKKAYGKTSIGLRVNPEYSSVEVDLYNPCGTYSRLGITKKNFQADKLDLIEGLHFHALCEQNVDALQGALANFEENFGEYLVGMKWVNFGGGHHITRADYDVEGLIKLLKEFKERYPHLDVFLEPGEAVGWQTGYLMATVLDIVENQMQIAILDTSAEAHMPDTLAMPYRADIRNSGLANEKKYTYRLGGNTCLAGDIIGDYSFDKPLKVGDKIILEDMIHYTMVKTTTFNGIKLPSQVIKNKKGCYQIVNNFGYNAYKSRL; the protein is encoded by the coding sequence ATGGAAAAACAAACTTTTAAGTCACTAGAAGAGTTACCAAGTCCAGCATTTATATGTGAAGAAGAGCTTTTAGAAAACAATTTAAAACTTTTAAAAAAAGTTCAAGATGAAGCAGATGTAAAAATCTTACTAGCTTTAAAAGGTTTTGCATTAAAGTCTAGTTTTGAACTTTGTAGAAAGTATCTTTACGGTTGTTGTGCAAGTGGATTACATGAAGCACTTTTAGCAAAAGAGGAATTTCAAAAAGAAGTTCATACTTATAGTCCTGCTTTTAAAGATGAAGAGATAGATGAGATTATAGATATTTCTAATCACTTAGTATTTAACTCATTTTCTCAACTTGAAAGATATGGTAAAAAAGCTTATGGAAAAACTTCTATTGGACTTAGAGTAAATCCTGAATACTCCTCTGTAGAAGTTGATTTATATAATCCTTGTGGTACATATTCAAGACTTGGAATTACAAAGAAAAATTTTCAAGCAGATAAACTAGATTTAATTGAAGGTTTACACTTTCATGCTCTTTGTGAGCAAAATGTAGATGCACTTCAAGGGGCATTAGCAAACTTTGAAGAAAACTTTGGTGAATATTTAGTAGGGATGAAATGGGTAAACTTTGGTGGAGGACATCATATCACAAGAGCTGATTATGATGTTGAAGGTTTAATAAAATTATTAAAAGAGTTTAAAGAAAGATATCCTCATTTGGATGTTTTTCTAGAGCCAGGTGAAGCAGTAGGTTGGCAAACAGGTTACCTTATGGCAACTGTATTAGATATTGTAGAAAATCAAATGCAAATAGCCATTTTAGATACTTCAGCTGAGGCTCATATGCCTGATACTTTAGCTATGCCATACCGTGCAGATATTAGAAATTCAGGTCTTGCCAATGAAAAAAAATACACTTATCGTCTAGGAGGAAATACTTGCTTAGCAGGTGATATTATCGGTGATTATTCCTTTGATAAGCCCCTAAAAGTAGGCGATAAAATTATTTTAGAAGATATGATTCACTATACGATGGTAAAGACTACGACCTTTAATGGAATTAAGTTACCATCTCAAGTAATAAAAAATAAGAAGGGCTGTTACCAAATTGTAAATAATTTTGGGTATAATGCATACAAATCAAGATTATAA